In the genome of Natronorubrum daqingense, the window CACGGGCCGATGGTCCTCGAGGTAGGCGTCGATACTCATGATCCGGTAGATCATGAAGATCGCGATCAGAAGCCCGAGGATCACGTGTAGTGCGTGCAGGCCGGTGGTGACGAAGTAGATGGAGTACTCGACTCCGTTCCACCAGTAATCGCCTTCGGCGAACTTGACGCTGTACTCGTAGGCTTTGACGCCCATGAACGTCAGCCCGAGGAGGAGCGTAGCGGTCATCGCGCCGAGAAGCCCCTTCTTATTCTGGCGCTCTGCAAAGACGAGGGCCATGATGACCGTGAAGCTCGAGGTGAGCAACACATAGGTGTTGAGCAGGCCAGGCCAGGAGGCGAACGGAACGGTCTCCCAGCTGCCCCAGCCCATGTGCAGGCGCATGAAGATGAACGCGCCGATCGCTGCCCCGAAGACGACGACGTCCGACGCCAGGAAGATCCAGACACCGAGTTTCGTGTTCCCGACGGCTTCGAACGGCCAGCGTTCGGCAATCGCCATCTCGGGCGCATCGAACTGCTCGACACCGAACTTGAACAACGTGTACGCGAGGATCGCCAGTCCAGCGACGATGAGGACCGGGTACATGATGTTCGGGTCGGCCTCCATCGCGGCTTCTTCGAATCCACGATTCTCCGCGAACTCGATCATGTACGGCGTGAGGCCGGTTAGACCGAGGAAGAACACGAAGGTACCAAAGCCAATGCCGAGTGGCCAGATACTGGCGTGGTCTGCGTGTTCTTCTTCGTGACTCGTCTCAGTTGCCGCCGCAGCATCGTGGCCGGTCGCGACACCGCCGTCGGTTGCCGCTTTCGAGTCCTCGACGAACTCGAGGCGACCACTGGCGTAGCTCGGTCGTCCGCCCCAGTTCTCGAGTGGTGGTGGCGATGGAATCGCCCATTCGGCAGTTCGGGAGAACTCCCAGGGATTGTCGGGTGCTTCGGGCCCCGAAATCCAGCTCTTCGCGAACGTGTAGAACATGATCAGGAACGACGCGCCGAGGATAAACGCACCGACGGTCGCAACCTGATGGTAGATCTCCAAGCCCTCGCTGAATGCGAAGACACGTCGGGGCGTCTCCCAGGCGAGGAACATCGGGAAGTAAAGCAGATTGAACCCGATGAAGTACACTGCGAAGTTGAGCTTTCCGAGGGTTTCGGAGTACATCTTCCCGGTGATTTTAGGCCACCAGTAGTAGAGGCCAGCGACCAACGCGGTCACACCCGAAACCATCACGTAGTGGAAGTGAGCGACGACCCAGTAGGTGCCACGGAACTCGTAGTCGAGCACGACGGCACCGAGGAAGACGCCGGTGATTCCGCCCAGGATGAACAAGACGAGTGCACCGAGGCTGAACAGGAACGGCGTCGTGAAACGCACGCGCCCCTTGACCATCGTGTAGATTAGCGCGAAGACCATCAGGTCGAACGGTAACGAGATCCCGATGGTTGTCGCCATCATCAAGGTCGTAATCTCGAGGTTGATCGTCGTCAGGAACATGTGGTGCATCCAGACGAGGAACGACTGGACGGCCACGAGCACCATTGCAACGATAACCCATTTTCGACCGACGAGACGTCGACCACAGAAGGTCTGGAACGTCTCGAACATGATCCCCAGTGCGGGGAAGAAGACGATGTACACCTCCGGGTGGCCGAAGAACCAGAACAGGTGTGCCCACAGCAGGCCCGACCCCTGATCGGTCATGAAGTACTGTGTCAGGAACAGCCGATCAAGCGTCAACAGGAGTAATGCTGCAAGCAACGCTGCGAACGCGAACAGCATCATCCAGACCGTAAGCAGCCACGACCAGGTGAACATCGGCATGTTCCAGAGGCCGAGACCCTCCGCGCGAGAACGATGGATCGTGACGAGGAAGTTAATCGTCCCGAGGGTGATCGAAAAGACGAACATCAACAACGCGAGAACCGTCGCGTTGCCACCGGCTGTCGCTTCCATCGCCGGGGTGTACGTTGGCACGTTCAGTGGCGCGTACATCGTCCAGCCACCGGCGTACGTTCCGCCCTGGAAGAACGACAGTGCGATGAGGATCCCTGAGAACAGGTAAAACCAGTAACTCAAGGCATTCAGTCGTGGGAACGCGAGGTCTTTCGCACCGATCTGAAGCGGAACGAAATAGTTCGCGAACCCGGATGCGATCGGTGAGAGGAACCAGAACACCATCAACAGCCCGTGGGCCGAGACGGCCTGGTTGAACTCGTTACCCGAGAGGAGTCCTGTACCGCCTGCCTCCCAAAGGTGTGCACGGAAGATCAACGCGAGGATCCCGCCGAATAACAGGAAGAACAGCGCTGTTACCATATAGAGGATCCCGACGTCCTTGTGGTTCGTCGTGACTAACCACCGTTTGACGGACGTCATTGGAGGGAGATCACCCATTAGTTCTCACCTCCGTCTTCGTCGTCGTCATCCGCTTCGTCGTCAGCTTCTTCATCTTCTTCGTCATCCGCATCATCGTCTTCTGCATCCGGATCCTCGAGCGTCTCAGAGATGTTCTCCGGACCGTTGAGGTTGATCGAGTCTTCGATCGGTTCGTACTCGTCGTCCTCGAATTCGATGGTCAGCTCGTACTCGCCACCTTGCTCGATATCTTCGAAGGTGATCGTTCCGTTGTCGTACTCACCATCGTCTTCGTCGTAGACGAAGTCTTCTTCCTGGTGCTCGAGGGTGATTTCGTAGGTTCCTTCTTCGACTGGCTCTTCATCCTCGGTTTCGAGGGTAATATCGACGTTCAGTTGGTCGTCGAGCCAATCGTCGAATTCGTCTTCTTCCATGACCTGCACGCTGCCGACCATATCGGAGTGTTGGTCACCACAGAGTTCGAAACACTCGACTTCGTGTTCCTCACCGGCTTCCTCTGCGATGAACCACGTTTCGTCGTACTCACCGGGGATTGCGTCAGCTTTCACCCGTAAGTCCGTGACGCCGAACGTGTGCCAGACGTCACCGCCAGTCACCTCGATTGCGACTGGGTGATCGGCAGGGACGTTCATGGTGTTGGTCGCTTCGACGCCGTTTTCGTACTCGTAGTACCAGGCAAAGTTGTCACCTTCGACGTCGATCTCGATTGGATCTTCGTCGAAGTCGTCCTCTGGATTCTCGACGTACAACAGCATCGCGTACGTCCAGACAACCAGCGAAATGACGATGATTGCACTGATACCGAACGATAGGAACAGTTTCTTGCCGCCCTTTCCTCCTGTCGGTAACTCCCCGAGTGTTGGCAGAGAATCGTCGGTTTCCGCGTCGTCGGTATCACGATACTTGTACGCGTTGTACATTGTGTATGCGATAACGACGACACCGACGAGCGTCCCGAGTGCAAGAAACACCTGAAAGATGCTCTCGAACACGTCGACGCGCGTCTGCACTTCCATCGGAGTCGTAAATGCGCTGAAGATTGTATTCACCTCGTTTTGGTACCGCTTATATGTCGGACGATGATGGCCGTGGACACTTATCTATTTGGAAACGCTCTGACCGAATCGGAGACGTCATCACCTGCTACGGCGATTATTGACGATATATCGTCGTGCTTCGGGGCCATCACTCCGGGGTCCTTCATCAGTAGCTTCGAGGGAGAGACCTTTTTTCTATCGCTGTTTCCCGATGCTCGTGTCCAATGGCGGACACGTACAGCCTGAAAACCGCCGGCGAAAGCGAACGTGTTCGCCACGAAACTGAGACGACTGTGGTTCGATGCTCGAGCACCGAATTGAAAAGCCACATTCGCCCTCGCGCGCGCCGCGATAATTCAGATTCCGACGACCCATACTCGAGCGCTCTCGTCGAGTCCATACACACGCTGAAAGATCGCATCGAGACATTGTGCAATTCGGTTCGGATCCGCCTTCGCGCTCACGTGGACGTTCACTCCCGTCGCATCTTCGGGACGTCGAATCTCGTCGATTTTGAACGCGGGAAACTCACCTAAGAGAGCTTTGAGTGCCTCGAGTTCCGAATCCGTACAATCGAGGTTGATCGTCCCGTCGCTGAACTGTATCCAGGGAAGCCCAAGTTCCGGGTCCGGGCCCTCGGGTTCGGTGTCCGACACACCGCCCGATTCCTCGAGTGGTGTCTCGGTGTCGGCGTCGGTCGACTCGAGGACTGACCTGTCGGCCTCGAGTGTCAGGAAGTCGCTGCCTCGGTTTCGGTGTGCCGTGATGGCGTCGACGTACAGTTTTCGCCGTTCTGGTGGCTCGGACGCGTCGAATCGAGTCATACGTCATTCGATGTGCCCGTTTCTTTAAGCCTTTATGTGACGCCGGAGAACGAGTCCCTATGGCACAGCCACGAATGCTGATCCTGGGCGCACCAGGGGCAGGCAAGGGGACCCAGAGTGCAAAGATCACCGACG includes:
- a CDS encoding cbb3-type cytochrome c oxidase subunit I, which encodes MGDLPPMTSVKRWLVTTNHKDVGILYMVTALFFLLFGGILALIFRAHLWEAGGTGLLSGNEFNQAVSAHGLLMVFWFLSPIASGFANYFVPLQIGAKDLAFPRLNALSYWFYLFSGILIALSFFQGGTYAGGWTMYAPLNVPTYTPAMEATAGGNATVLALLMFVFSITLGTINFLVTIHRSRAEGLGLWNMPMFTWSWLLTVWMMLFAFAALLAALLLLTLDRLFLTQYFMTDQGSGLLWAHLFWFFGHPEVYIVFFPALGIMFETFQTFCGRRLVGRKWVIVAMVLVAVQSFLVWMHHMFLTTINLEITTLMMATTIGISLPFDLMVFALIYTMVKGRVRFTTPFLFSLGALVLFILGGITGVFLGAVVLDYEFRGTYWVVAHFHYVMVSGVTALVAGLYYWWPKITGKMYSETLGKLNFAVYFIGFNLLYFPMFLAWETPRRVFAFSEGLEIYHQVATVGAFILGASFLIMFYTFAKSWISGPEAPDNPWEFSRTAEWAIPSPPPLENWGGRPSYASGRLEFVEDSKAATDGGVATGHDAAAATETSHEEEHADHASIWPLGIGFGTFVFFLGLTGLTPYMIEFAENRGFEEAAMEADPNIMYPVLIVAGLAILAYTLFKFGVEQFDAPEMAIAERWPFEAVGNTKLGVWIFLASDVVVFGAAIGAFIFMRLHMGWGSWETVPFASWPGLLNTYVLLTSSFTVIMALVFAERQNKKGLLGAMTATLLLGLTFMGVKAYEYSVKFAEGDYWWNGVEYSIYFVTTGLHALHVILGLLIAIFMIYRIMSIDAYLEDHRPVEFFGLYWHFVDIVWVFLFPLFYLM
- the coxB gene encoding cytochrome c oxidase subunit II, translated to MEVQTRVDVFESIFQVFLALGTLVGVVVIAYTMYNAYKYRDTDDAETDDSLPTLGELPTGGKGGKKLFLSFGISAIIVISLVVWTYAMLLYVENPEDDFDEDPIEIDVEGDNFAWYYEYENGVEATNTMNVPADHPVAIEVTGGDVWHTFGVTDLRVKADAIPGEYDETWFIAEEAGEEHEVECFELCGDQHSDMVGSVQVMEEDEFDDWLDDQLNVDITLETEDEEPVEEGTYEITLEHQEEDFVYDEDDGEYDNGTITFEDIEQGGEYELTIEFEDDEYEPIEDSINLNGPENISETLEDPDAEDDDADDEEDEEADDEADDDDEDGGEN